One Candidatus Poribacteria bacterium genomic region harbors:
- a CDS encoding P1 family peptidase encodes MRPRSFEIGLRIGILNQSRFDAITDVPDVKVGHTTIIEGDSIRTGVTVVMPPGDNPFERKLPAAVHVINGFGKSVGLIQVEELGVIESLIALTNTLSVWRVADAMVDWLSKLNPGVRSFNPVVGECNDGFLNDILARSITPEHLFRAIDSARGGEVEEGNVGAGTGMSGFGWKAGIGTASRVVEIEGESFTLGALVVTNTGSAPDLIMGGVHVGKMLRPETIEGESPADGGSIMIVIATDAPLDSRRLKRVAKRATFGLARVGAMAFHGSGDFVIAFSTQPDRSPLPDERISPLFRATVEAVEEAILNSILKAETMVGRDGNTRLGIPIDRLTEILSGFRR; translated from the coding sequence ATGAGACCTAGGAGCTTTGAGATCGGATTGAGGATAGGGATTCTGAATCAAAGCCGCTTTGACGCCATAACCGATGTCCCCGACGTAAAGGTGGGACATACCACGATCATCGAAGGTGATTCGATCAGAACGGGCGTGACCGTGGTCATGCCGCCAGGGGATAACCCGTTTGAAAGGAAGCTCCCCGCCGCCGTGCACGTGATCAATGGGTTCGGCAAATCGGTGGGATTGATTCAGGTCGAGGAGCTGGGCGTGATCGAATCGCTCATAGCCCTCACGAACACCCTGAGCGTCTGGCGCGTGGCTGACGCGATGGTGGATTGGCTCTCAAAACTCAATCCGGGTGTCAGATCGTTTAACCCAGTCGTGGGGGAGTGCAACGACGGCTTCCTCAACGACATACTCGCCAGATCCATAACGCCTGAGCACCTGTTCCGGGCGATAGACAGCGCTAGGGGAGGAGAGGTCGAGGAGGGAAACGTCGGCGCGGGGACAGGGATGAGCGGATTCGGGTGGAAGGCGGGGATCGGGACCGCCTCAAGGGTGGTGGAGATCGAGGGCGAAAGCTTCACGCTGGGCGCTCTGGTCGTCACGAACACCGGCTCCGCCCCCGACCTCATCATGGGCGGCGTGCATGTGGGCAAGATGCTCAGACCGGAGACGATCGAGGGGGAGAGCCCCGCAGATGGAGGCTCTATAATGATCGTCATCGCCACAGATGCCCCCCTTGACTCCAGAAGATTAAAGCGCGTGGCGAAGAGGGCCACCTTTGGCTTGGCCAGGGTGGGAGCCATGGCGTTTCACGGAAGCGGTGACTTCGTTATAGCCTTCTCAACCCAACCTGATCGGTCTCCTCTCCCTGATGAGCGCATCTCCCCGCTGTTCCGGGCGACTGTGGAGGCGGTTGAGGAGGCTATCTTGAACTCCATCCTTAAAGCCGAGACGATGGTGGGAAGGGATGGCAACACCCGATTGGGCATTCCGATAGATCGCCTGACCGAAATCCTCAGCGGTTTCCGCCGTTAG
- a CDS encoding RNA polymerase sigma-70 factor has product MLETLSDEELMLRLKSGELEAFNVLMKRHKDSVLNFCYRLTGRREEAEDITQEVFIRLFKSAESYCPKARFTVFLYTIARNLCLNYLDRERRRPDMLSLDEEMEAVEKIHSKQPSPSEELERKMLMQTVEKAINGLPEKLRIVFVLSLYGGLKYREIAELLDCPLGTVKSRMAEACRRLRRKLEGIR; this is encoded by the coding sequence ATGCTGGAGACTCTTTCCGATGAGGAGCTTATGCTTCGATTGAAATCCGGTGAGCTTGAGGCTTTCAACGTACTCATGAAACGCCATAAGGATTCCGTTCTCAACTTCTGCTATCGCCTCACAGGACGTAGGGAAGAGGCCGAGGATATAACGCAGGAGGTTTTCATCAGGCTGTTCAAAAGCGCTGAAAGTTATTGTCCGAAGGCGAGGTTCACAGTCTTCCTCTACACCATAGCCAGAAATCTCTGTCTGAACTACCTCGACAGGGAGCGACGAAGACCTGATATGCTTTCGCTGGACGAGGAGATGGAAGCCGTTGAAAAAATTCATTCCAAACAACCCTCGCCCTCTGAGGAACTCGAGAGAAAGATGCTCATGCAGACCGTCGAAAAGGCGATAAACGGGCTTCCCGAAAAGCTGAGGATCGTCTTCGTGCTCAGCCTCTATGGAGGACTGAAATATAGGGAGATAGCGGAGCTTCTCGACTGTCCTCTGGGCACGGTGAAATCCAGAATGGCCGAGGCATGCAGAAGATTGAGGAGGAAATTGGAGGGAATCCGATGA